In bacterium, one DNA window encodes the following:
- the murG gene encoding undecaprenyldiphospho-muramoylpentapeptide beta-N-acetylglucosaminyltransferase, which translates to MRRIMFAGGGTGGHLFPAFAIAQEFQRRLGSECEVRFFVTGRELEMKLIGSRGYGMSKINVRGLKRGSMMGNLMFFPILAVGILQAIAKIIKFNPDVVVGTGGYLSFPAVLGAKLTNRTAFIQEQNSFAGVATLKLARFADLIFIAYDQAAARIGFREKCILSGNPVNTRIGEVDREEALASFGLEANKKTLLILGGSQGAASINSKIAQSLPELARQNNLQIFWQCGNHPESISAFQSSGNAGLATPFIQDMPAAYAVADLILCRAGALTLAEVTAAGKPCVVVPYPQATDDHQTKNAETLVEAGAAILIKDSQLSDLNLASFIAQLINDDSKLLAMGMASGSLGRKGAAEAIVQRMFEYMGWR; encoded by the coding sequence GTGAGACGCATCATGTTTGCAGGCGGCGGTACCGGCGGGCACTTGTTTCCAGCCTTTGCAATTGCGCAGGAATTCCAGCGCCGTTTGGGCAGCGAGTGCGAGGTCCGCTTTTTTGTTACGGGACGTGAGTTAGAGATGAAACTAATCGGCTCGCGCGGCTACGGCATGAGCAAAATCAATGTCCGCGGTCTCAAGCGCGGCAGTATGATGGGCAATCTGATGTTCTTCCCGATACTCGCCGTCGGCATCTTGCAGGCCATTGCCAAGATTATCAAATTCAATCCCGACGTCGTCGTCGGTACCGGCGGATATCTGTCATTCCCGGCAGTCCTCGGCGCCAAGCTCACCAATCGCACCGCGTTTATTCAGGAGCAGAATTCCTTTGCCGGCGTCGCGACTCTCAAGCTTGCCCGCTTCGCTGACCTGATTTTCATCGCCTACGACCAAGCCGCCGCTCGCATCGGCTTCCGCGAGAAGTGCATCCTCAGCGGTAATCCCGTCAACACTCGCATCGGCGAAGTCGACAGGGAAGAGGCACTCGCCAGTTTCGGACTCGAAGCCAATAAGAAGACCCTATTAATACTGGGCGGAAGTCAGGGCGCCGCGTCGATCAACTCCAAGATTGCCCAATCACTTCCGGAACTGGCTCGCCAAAACAACCTCCAAATCTTCTGGCAATGCGGCAATCATCCAGAGTCAATCTCCGCGTTCCAATCTTCCGGAAACGCCGGTTTGGCAACGCCGTTCATTCAAGACATGCCCGCTGCATACGCCGTCGCTGATCTGATTCTCTGTCGTGCTGGAGCATTGACACTCGCAGAAGTCACTGCCGCCGGCAAACCATGCGTCGTCGTTCCATATCCGCAAGCGACCGACGACCATCAAACTAAGAATGCCGAGACGCTTGTCGAAGCCGGCGCTGCGATTTTGATAAAAGATTCACAATTGAGCGACTTAAATCTTGCGAGTTTCATTGCACAGCTTATAAACGATGACTCAAAATTGTTGGCGATGGGAATGGCGTCAGGTTCACTCGGCCGCAAGGGTGCCGCCGAAGCGATTGTGCAAAGAATGTTCGAATACATGGGGTGGAGATGA
- the ftsW gene encoding putative lipid II flippase FtsW yields the protein MMNRPRDVDKLLIIVVGLLLLIGTVVVYSASAMFADSRYGSDTFFFQRQLIWLGLSVAALFIAMRVNYRALCKLAWPLLIISMVLLVVVLFTREINGAKRWISFGFFGFQPSEVFKFSLIIFLAAMLAAKREKITQISSVIFPLLPVIMVGFGLILLQPNLGTVLVLASSTFILLFIAGVRKRLLAILVGGMASVSFLMVYVIGYKRARVDTYLESVSDPLLASYQVKQSILAIGSGGLFGKGLGQGSAKLFYLPAPHTDFVFATLAEEGGFIVATLVLILIGILVWRGVKIAIHSPDLPGFYLAIGITLVVFCQAMTNLMVATAMIPATGLPLPFLSYGGSSMLITCAAIGILLNISRYAVETPQLFKSRIG from the coding sequence ATGATGAATCGTCCACGTGATGTCGACAAGTTGTTGATAATTGTCGTCGGCCTTCTGCTCCTGATCGGCACCGTCGTTGTCTATTCGGCTTCCGCCATGTTTGCCGATTCGCGCTACGGCAGCGACACGTTCTTCTTCCAACGTCAGTTGATCTGGCTGGGTTTGAGCGTCGCCGCTTTGTTTATCGCCATGCGTGTCAACTACCGCGCCCTCTGCAAACTCGCCTGGCCGCTGCTAATCATTTCGATGGTACTTCTCGTCGTCGTGTTGTTCACCCGCGAAATCAATGGCGCCAAGCGCTGGATCAGTTTTGGATTTTTCGGCTTCCAACCTTCGGAAGTATTCAAATTCTCGCTCATTATTTTCCTCGCCGCGATGCTCGCCGCCAAGCGCGAGAAGATCACCCAGATCAGCTCGGTCATCTTCCCGCTCCTGCCGGTCATCATGGTTGGCTTCGGATTGATTCTGCTTCAACCGAATCTCGGAACCGTACTGGTGCTCGCGTCCTCGACGTTCATCCTGCTCTTTATCGCCGGTGTCCGCAAGAGACTCCTTGCGATACTTGTCGGCGGCATGGCCTCGGTGTCGTTCCTGATGGTCTACGTAATTGGTTACAAGCGCGCCCGTGTCGATACCTACCTCGAATCCGTCTCCGATCCGCTACTGGCAAGCTATCAGGTCAAGCAGTCGATATTGGCAATCGGCTCCGGCGGACTCTTCGGCAAAGGTCTCGGCCAAGGCAGTGCCAAGCTATTCTATCTCCCAGCGCCACACACCGACTTTGTCTTTGCGACACTCGCTGAAGAGGGCGGTTTCATTGTCGCAACCTTGGTATTGATTCTAATCGGCATACTCGTTTGGCGCGGCGTCAAGATCGCCATCCATTCGCCCGATCTGCCCGGATTTTATCTCGCAATCGGCATCACGCTGGTCGTGTTCTGTCAGGCAATGACCAACCTCATGGTCGCAACGGCAATGATTCCGGCAACCGGTCTGCCATTGCCATTCTTAAGCTATGGCGGCTCGTCTATGCTAATCACCTGTGCGGCCATTGGCATTCTACTGAATATCAGCCGCTACGCCGTGGAAACTCCGCAACTGTTCAAATCGAGGATCGGGTGA
- a CDS encoding UDP-N-acetylmuramoyl-L-alanine--D-glutamate ligase: MKDRRISILGMARSGTAVAQLVRKYGAIPFVSEMKSAERVETEIRTLEDQGISYEVGGHTERAMREVDFFIVSPGIPATAPFMQEIERRHLPVFSEIEVTSWLCPATIAAITGTNGKSTTTALTAHILNVAGKKAVATGNIGSPFAHDVVVLSDRDYAVVEVSSFQLERIETFKPKVAAILNITPDHLDRYKLLEKYAEAKYRIADAQDENDYLVLNADDEILAAAKLWGTPKIIHFSTKRSVAEGVFVKDGELVYALEGRSGTICRTNELGVPGPHNVANCAAAAAMTLVLGLDPSDIARGLKSFKGIEHRIEYVAEINGVRYINDSKATNVDSVYVALQSFDRPLIVIMGGRDKAGDFTRLAPLMAGRVKEIILIGEATEKIAAQLSGVVKMERAGNIYTAVEMASNHAVQGDVVMLSPACASFDQFRDFEDRGEKFKEAVRALEGGRG, translated from the coding sequence GTGAAGGACAGACGAATTTCCATACTCGGTATGGCGCGGTCAGGAACGGCCGTTGCCCAACTCGTGCGCAAGTACGGCGCTATTCCCTTTGTTTCTGAAATGAAATCAGCCGAGAGAGTCGAAACCGAAATCCGCACTCTCGAAGACCAGGGTATTTCCTACGAAGTCGGCGGCCACACCGAACGCGCCATGCGCGAGGTCGACTTTTTCATCGTCTCGCCGGGAATTCCCGCCACTGCGCCGTTTATGCAGGAAATCGAACGACGTCACTTGCCGGTATTCTCCGAGATTGAGGTCACCTCCTGGCTTTGCCCGGCTACTATTGCCGCAATTACCGGCACCAACGGTAAATCGACCACAACCGCGCTGACTGCGCACATCCTCAATGTCGCCGGCAAGAAAGCCGTCGCCACCGGCAATATCGGCTCTCCATTCGCGCATGATGTCGTCGTCCTCTCTGATCGCGACTATGCGGTTGTCGAGGTCTCCAGCTTCCAACTCGAGCGCATCGAGACTTTCAAGCCAAAAGTCGCAGCAATTCTCAACATCACGCCCGATCATCTTGATCGTTACAAGCTTCTGGAGAAATATGCCGAGGCCAAATACCGCATTGCCGACGCGCAGGATGAGAACGATTACCTCGTGCTAAACGCCGATGACGAGATACTGGCTGCCGCCAAGCTCTGGGGTACTCCCAAGATCATTCATTTTTCCACCAAGCGCAGTGTCGCTGAAGGCGTGTTCGTCAAGGATGGCGAACTTGTTTACGCATTGGAAGGCAGGTCAGGGACGATCTGCCGCACCAATGAATTGGGCGTGCCCGGTCCGCACAATGTCGCCAACTGCGCCGCCGCCGCGGCCATGACATTGGTACTCGGTCTCGATCCTTCAGACATCGCCCGCGGTCTCAAATCCTTCAAGGGAATAGAGCACCGCATCGAATATGTCGCCGAAATCAACGGCGTGCGTTACATCAACGACTCCAAAGCCACCAACGTCGATTCCGTCTACGTCGCCCTTCAGTCATTCGACCGCCCACTCATTGTCATCATGGGCGGGCGCGACAAAGCCGGCGACTTCACAAGACTTGCTCCGTTGATGGCTGGACGCGTGAAAGAAATCATCCTCATCGGCGAAGCGACCGAAAAAATCGCCGCCCAACTTTCCGGAGTCGTCAAAATGGAACGCGCCGGAAACATCTACACTGCCGTGGAAATGGCATCCAACCACGCGGTTCAGGGCGATGTCGTGATGCTCTCTCCGGCATGCGCTTCGTTTGACCAATTCCGCGACTTCGAAGATCGCGGCGAAAAATTCAAGGAAGCCGTACGTGCACTCGAAGGAGGCAGGGGATGA
- a CDS encoding phospho-N-acetylmuramoyl-pentapeptide-transferase, protein MLYLLLYPLVDHINFFNLFRYITFRSAAATITALFISLILGPALIRMLKNRQVKESIRTDGPQTHLVKEGTPTMGGLIILAAIVIPTLLWADLSNRFVIYMLIVTVWLGAIGFMDDYLKAIKHQKKGLVGRKKLIGQIALGAVLGLLLYFYPPTPLFNLETDIPFFKNYFLDFPVWLYIPFVIVIITGFSNAVNLTDGLDGLAIGLTAICFVAFAGMAYITGRTDFSEYLDIAYLPGSGELTVYCAAAIGAGLGFLWYNSHPAQVFMGDTGALALGGILGALAILLKKEILLVIVGGVFVAETLSVILQVSSFKLRGKRIFKMAPLHHHFELSGWHESKVVVRFWIVGVLCALLALSTFKIR, encoded by the coding sequence ATGTTGTATCTATTGCTCTATCCGCTCGTGGATCACATCAACTTCTTCAATCTCTTCCGCTATATCACTTTCCGCAGCGCCGCTGCGACGATCACGGCGTTGTTCATCAGCCTCATCCTCGGCCCGGCGTTGATTCGTATGCTGAAGAATCGCCAGGTCAAAGAGAGCATTCGCACTGACGGCCCGCAAACGCATCTGGTCAAAGAAGGCACCCCGACGATGGGCGGCCTCATCATCCTCGCCGCTATCGTCATTCCGACCTTGCTTTGGGCCGACCTTTCAAATCGCTTCGTGATTTACATGCTGATTGTTACTGTCTGGCTCGGCGCGATTGGCTTCATGGACGACTATCTCAAAGCCATCAAGCATCAGAAGAAGGGTCTTGTTGGGCGCAAGAAACTCATCGGTCAGATCGCACTTGGCGCCGTGCTTGGCTTGTTGCTCTATTTCTATCCGCCGACGCCGTTATTCAACCTTGAAACCGATATTCCGTTCTTTAAGAATTACTTCCTCGATTTCCCGGTCTGGCTCTACATCCCGTTCGTAATCGTCATAATCACCGGTTTTTCGAATGCCGTCAATCTGACCGATGGCCTTGATGGCCTTGCAATCGGTCTGACGGCGATCTGCTTCGTCGCTTTCGCCGGCATGGCATACATCACCGGCCGAACCGACTTCTCGGAATATCTTGATATAGCATACTTACCCGGCTCGGGTGAATTGACAGTCTATTGCGCCGCCGCCATTGGAGCAGGGCTTGGCTTCCTTTGGTACAATTCCCATCCCGCGCAGGTCTTCATGGGCGACACCGGCGCATTGGCATTGGGTGGAATTCTCGGCGCGCTCGCCATTCTCTTGAAAAAAGAAATTCTGTTGGTGATAGTTGGGGGAGTCTTTGTGGCTGAAACTTTATCGGTCATACTCCAGGTATCCTCTTTCAAATTGCGGGGAAAGCGGATATTCAAAATGGCTCCCCTCCATCATCACTTCGAACTTAGCGGTTGGCACGAGAGCAAAGTCGTCGTCCGATTCTGGATTGTCGGTGTGCTCTGCGCGCTATTGGCCTTGTCAACCTTCAAAATCCGGTGA
- the murF gene encoding UDP-N-acetylmuramoyl-tripeptide--D-alanyl-D-alanine ligase, producing MISGMLREFTPSFGNFEVNIPENLDTPFTGVSIDSRAKSSGGIFFCIKGERFDGHDFARDAVANGNKIIVVAKSRYAEFAKLGGAVVVAVDDTLDAMQLLAKFYLNLIAPRKIAITGTNGKTTTKSLVVNLLSAKYRTCATRGNLNNQFGVPLSIFEFTRDCVVAVFEFAMSTPGEIKRLVELFAPDIRVILNIGPGHLETLKTIDAVAEAKFEMLQDCRTTDWVVLNMDDPQIRSRSYRYKINKLTYGTSPEYDVHPDDVRMNGAGRAHLIYHGDDITMPVLGLHHVSNCLAAISVAKLMDVPYAQVKSGIETFVPTGNRMTAEDHLGVTIINDAYNSNPVSAKGALDTVASMKVPGRKVVVFGDMLELGDKAEEYHAELGRKIAASKIDFLVLLGSFSTVVRDAAIKAGLDSANIHIASDHSAAVELLANYLQSGDLLLLKASRGIKLELVEQGLKATMGRRN from the coding sequence ATGATCAGCGGAATGCTCAGAGAATTCACGCCATCATTCGGCAACTTCGAAGTCAACATACCGGAAAACCTCGATACGCCATTTACCGGCGTTTCCATCGACAGTCGCGCCAAATCATCGGGTGGGATCTTCTTCTGCATCAAAGGCGAGAGATTCGACGGCCACGACTTCGCTCGCGATGCAGTCGCCAATGGCAACAAGATCATCGTCGTCGCCAAATCGCGTTATGCAGAATTCGCAAAACTCGGCGGCGCCGTCGTAGTTGCCGTCGATGACACACTCGATGCAATGCAACTGCTGGCAAAGTTCTATCTGAATCTCATTGCTCCGCGCAAGATCGCCATCACCGGCACCAATGGCAAGACCACTACCAAGTCGCTGGTCGTGAATCTGCTTTCTGCGAAGTACCGCACCTGTGCGACGCGCGGCAATCTGAACAATCAATTTGGTGTGCCGCTTTCGATCTTCGAGTTCACTCGCGACTGCGTGGTCGCCGTATTCGAATTCGCGATGTCGACACCGGGCGAGATCAAGCGCCTCGTTGAATTGTTCGCCCCCGATATCCGCGTAATTCTCAACATCGGCCCGGGACATCTGGAAACCCTCAAGACCATCGATGCCGTCGCCGAAGCGAAGTTCGAGATGCTGCAGGATTGCCGCACCACCGATTGGGTCGTGCTGAATATGGACGATCCGCAAATTCGCTCGCGCTCATATCGCTATAAGATCAACAAGTTAACGTACGGCACATCTCCCGAATACGATGTCCATCCCGACGATGTTCGCATGAATGGCGCCGGACGCGCGCATCTGATTTACCACGGCGACGACATCACCATGCCGGTGCTGGGACTCCATCACGTCTCCAATTGCCTCGCCGCAATTTCGGTCGCCAAACTTATGGACGTGCCGTATGCGCAGGTCAAATCCGGTATCGAGACATTCGTTCCAACCGGCAATCGCATGACTGCCGAGGACCACTTGGGTGTCACGATCATCAACGACGCCTACAACTCGAATCCGGTCTCTGCCAAAGGCGCCCTCGACACCGTCGCTTCGATGAAAGTCCCCGGTCGCAAAGTCGTCGTCTTCGGAGATATGCTCGAACTCGGCGATAAGGCAGAAGAGTACCACGCCGAACTCGGCCGCAAGATTGCCGCTTCCAAAATTGATTTCTTGGTTCTGCTTGGATCGTTTTCGACTGTAGTTCGAGATGCCGCAATCAAAGCCGGTCTCGACTCAGCCAATATACACATCGCTTCCGACCACAGCGCCGCCGTCGAACTTCTGGCAAACTATCTGCAATCAGGCGACCTCCTTCTCCTCAAAGCCTCTCGCGGTATCAAACTCGAACTCGTCGAACAGGGTCTTAAAGCGACAATGGGGAGAAGAAACTGA
- a CDS encoding UDP-N-acetylmuramoyl-L-alanyl-D-glutamate--2,6-diaminopimelate ligase — protein MEAVVKFRELVQGIDGVVFDGDPDFEINKVEVDSRLVEANDVFVAIPGFADDGEKYISDAVTRGATAVVSPGDLQTKVKCHARVGDIRRAIAKIAARYYDHPSRKLKLIGVTGTNGKTTITWLLKSIFEQRTSPVGVIGTLGYYTAKHSFEALNTTPGPLELERLLTIMVNEGVRYVAAEVSSHALSMYRVEELAFQVVAISNITQDHFDYHKTLENYRDAKAHILDLVEGKDKWAVLNLDDPSYDFLMRRVRSSYLTFSVSDPSADVRLEDLVMSTDGSSFTLITPLGNEHVHLQLLGRFNIENALCAAACAVASGIEPSLIAKGLSSRSHVHGRAQKVSIGQPFTVLIDYAHTPDALTKILETARQICKGRLMVLFGCGGDRDRGKRPLMGKAASSAADVVIVTSDNPRTEDPLKIIEDIKPGLVGQKLTVIEPDRRKAIAAAVALCRENDLLVVAGKGHENYQILGTTKIHFDDREVIEEALKGLNA, from the coding sequence ATGGAAGCTGTTGTGAAATTCAGGGAACTGGTGCAGGGAATCGACGGCGTCGTCTTTGATGGCGACCCCGATTTCGAAATCAACAAAGTTGAAGTCGACAGTCGCCTGGTGGAAGCCAACGACGTCTTCGTCGCCATTCCCGGATTCGCCGACGATGGCGAAAAATACATCAGCGATGCTGTCACTCGCGGCGCTACAGCAGTTGTGTCGCCCGGCGATCTGCAGACCAAGGTCAAGTGCCACGCCCGTGTCGGCGATATTCGCCGCGCAATTGCCAAAATTGCCGCGCGCTATTACGATCACCCGAGCCGCAAACTCAAACTGATCGGCGTCACCGGAACCAACGGCAAAACCACAATCACCTGGTTGCTGAAATCAATCTTCGAACAGCGTACCAGCCCCGTTGGCGTCATCGGCACACTTGGCTATTACACCGCCAAACATTCGTTTGAAGCACTCAACACGACTCCCGGCCCGCTCGAACTCGAACGCCTGTTGACTATCATGGTCAACGAGGGTGTTCGCTACGTCGCCGCCGAGGTGTCTTCGCACGCCCTTTCCATGTATCGCGTCGAAGAGCTCGCGTTTCAAGTCGTCGCGATCAGTAACATCACGCAGGATCATTTCGACTATCACAAGACTCTCGAGAACTACCGCGATGCCAAAGCGCATATCCTCGATCTCGTTGAAGGCAAAGACAAATGGGCGGTGCTCAACCTTGATGATCCGAGCTACGACTTCCTGATGCGCCGCGTCCGCTCGTCGTATCTGACTTTCTCCGTCAGCGACCCAAGCGCCGATGTGCGTCTCGAAGATTTGGTCATGTCAACTGACGGATCAAGCTTCACGCTGATCACACCGCTTGGCAACGAGCACGTGCATTTGCAGTTGCTTGGCCGCTTCAATATCGAAAACGCTCTTTGCGCGGCTGCCTGTGCCGTCGCCAGTGGAATCGAACCATCGCTGATTGCCAAAGGATTGAGTTCACGCAGCCACGTTCACGGACGCGCTCAAAAAGTCTCCATTGGCCAACCGTTCACAGTTTTGATCGACTACGCGCACACGCCCGATGCATTGACCAAAATTCTCGAAACCGCTCGCCAAATCTGCAAGGGACGCCTGATGGTGCTCTTCGGTTGCGGCGGCGACCGCGACCGCGGCAAACGTCCGCTGATGGGCAAAGCCGCTTCCAGCGCCGCCGATGTCGTGATTGTCACTTCCGACAATCCTCGCACTGAAGATCCGCTTAAGATCATCGAAGACATCAAGCCCGGCCTCGTCGGTCAGAAATTGACTGTCATCGAACCAGATCGCCGCAAAGCCATCGCCGCTGCCGTCGCTCTCTGCCGCGAGAATGACTTGCTCGTCGTAGCCGGCAAGGGACATGAAAACTATCAGATACTCGGCACGACCAAGATTCATTTCGATGATCGCGAAGTCATTGAAGAAGCCTTGAAGGGACTGAACGCATGA